One Triticum dicoccoides isolate Atlit2015 ecotype Zavitan chromosome 3B, WEW_v2.0, whole genome shotgun sequence genomic window, CCAGGTACTTGGACTTGCTCAGGTGCGCCTCGTACACCGCCAGCACGTTCTTGATCTTAACAAGGTTGTCGTCGATGACCTTCTGGTCAGTGGCTCCCCCAAGCATTGGATGGATAAGGCACTCGAAGAGAATGGGGCTCAGAGCGGCAGTGTACTGATGGGCCTCCACCTCGAGCCACACATCCACCATTGCTGACTCCTTGATGTCGCCCTCCTTCAACAGCTCTGGCTTGTTCTTGCGGCACGCGTACTTGCAAATAGCACGTGATTCTAATACAAAGAGAACAAGAAAGTAGAACCAGAGTTATGAGGATTCTAAAGGATGGTACTGTTTTATCCCATTTCAATAAATTGGTCTAAAACTAGTAAAATGATCATTTCTAAACTTGATTAGATTTCAAATTAGAACTCATAAAAATAGACTATATGATTGCTTGGGAAACCTTACCATAACTCATGTTTTTGACTTCCGACTAAGCTTGTGGTTGGTAGCTATATAATTATTACTTCATCTTCAAACATACGAGGGTAGTAGATGAAAACTCCAAAAAGGTATAACTCATAATATAATGCCAGGCGGCAGCTAACAATTAACATTGTTTTTTACTCATGTCATCACATACTGATATGTGAAGAACACCTTCAAAGGATTATCATTAATCCAAATGAAACTGTTCCTTTGTTTCTAGTAAAGACTCAGGTACCATTAGCTTTGTTATACTACAAGGCAACAACATTAACAGCAAAACAAACAACCACAGCAACAGTAATGTAAAAGCATCATGACCCTTTATAGTTCTGTTTATGAGAGGTAGAAAAGAGAGAAcatctcaagaggtagcatcatACCGAATACGTATAAGTCACCATCCTGCAAAGCTGGCACCTGGCCGAAGGGCTGCAGAGAACAACACGAGGAAAATGAGTTTTATCATATGTCAAAAGATCAAATCTCTAAAAACAGAAACCACATGTCATAATTACTATCACACTAAGATTAGGTGGTCAAACAAAATATGACTTATGCATGTTTTTGTGTAGTCTCCATGAGATGCTGCTGTAGTGGCTGCGCAACAAAAAAATGCGACAGGGCTTAATAGGTGGTACTGAATGCAGGCTACATCTTGTTCTGCTTTATGTTTTGCtgtcaattttctgagcatttgcgGGTTGCTTGGGACTCCTGGGTTAATGTTGTAAGATAGTTTGCTGAACGCCTCATCCTGGAAGAGAACATGCTTCTTGCAAACCGTAACCCCCACCCTATTATTACCACACCTTCCCTACCACCAAGCAAATCTAATGGATGTATGGCGTGTATTGATAAGAAACAAGTCAAAGGATAGGAATGACCAACCTATAAGACCTACAAAAAAAAATCTCTAATCGAACTAGCAGAGGATTAAAGGGCACATCCAGATCCAAGTTTTTTACAGTTAATCCAAACCATTGTATTTAGTACTACCAGGTTTAGGGGGGGAGATCTCTTGGTACAAAGTGACACAATTTGTAACATAACAGGGTGGGTGGTGGCGTCGGTGCTGGGTGCAGGAAGTGCTTCAGATTTGCTCACACTGTATACTGCTTGAGCTTGGGATTTGCTGCAAGATTAATCTGTCAAGGTACCTACGAACTAGCAAAGCACTACCACCGTGTTAGTAACACATATAGAACAAATTCCCACACCGAATCCAAATCTTTGTATTTACGAGGTTTAGGAGAAGACGTAAACTAACACACTTGATACAGTGAAGTAGGTGGCCGGTGGCGTGGGAAGTGTGGATGTGGGGAAAGTATGACTTTATCCACACTGCAAGTGGCCTAAAGTCAAGTGACTAAAAAGATTGGGTAGCAGCAGAGGCATTAATTAAGGTCACCACGCGGTCCACGCCCAAATGGCCCGCCGATCTGAGACGAGCTGCGGAAAAACTCATACTACCGTATACTCGAATGATTTCTAAATATCGAACCCCAGTCTCGAATCGTGatactttttttttgaaattcgAATCGTGATGCTAGATTATACGAGAGCGACAGCTACATCTCTCCGCCCCCCGCTAAAACAAACAGCGATAGAGGCATGGAAGCGAGTCCTCGCCGGGAGTTGACTGAGTTTTGTTCCGCCGATCGCAGCACGAGGACCGAACGAATCGACATCACCCTCGTGAAATTAGAGGCAAGCACACGGCACAGGGCCGAACTATCGACGCGGATGGGAAATTCAAGGGGAGGGGAGGGCGGCGGTTAGGGCATGGCACGTACGTTCCTGGCGAGGTGGTCGGGGCTCTTGTGCTCGCCGGTGCCGAAGTTGATGGGTACGATCTCGTACTCGACGCCGgcctcctccagcgccgccacgCACCTGGTGACGTTCCACGACAGGGTCGCGCCGTACAGCTTCACCGGAGCCATCTCTTCTCACTCCTCACTCTGGAACGCACTCGAACCTTTTTTCTCTCTTCTTCTCGGTAGGTAAAGCCGCTGCGGATGGGATGGGATGTGTGCAGTCTCCACGCTCGGGGTCTCGGCTAAATAGGCGACGGAGGGTTTGCTCCCTTCCAACGGAGCAGGTGCGGTGCAGCCGtggagtgggagagggagagggagagggagcgggTAGGTGAGGTGAGGTGGAAGGTGCCGCTGGTCAATGGCCCCCGCGCCTCTAGGTGCTTCCGTTTCTTCAACCATTTCGAGTATTCTGTTTCTGTGATATTCTTTTAGGATTGGTTTTCACTTTTCAGCGACCAACCGACCGACGCAAGTGATGACGCTCGGTAGTGCGCCAACGGCGCATCGAGATCCGCGCATCTCCTTTCTCCGGCACTTTTCGTTTTGATGATTGATTGATTAAGTTTTAGCTTCTTCGGatgaagcttggttagccatacattACTCCGCTGCTGAGGGGCCGAAAATTAAGTTTGTTTCGGACAATCACCGCTTGGTTTACTTCCTTTTTCTCTATGGGACGCTTTTTTTTTTCGATGCGCGTTCTCTTTTTTATTTTAAAACACAGCACAATTGAAGATGTTTATATACATATCACTATGAACACACGTACACACATTCTACACGCACACCCCATAGTCGACAGCAACATCTTCTTTCATTGAACGAAATCGTTCGGATTGGCTGCAAAACCCATGCCCAAGCCCCACGTAAGGCTTGAACGAGGTGGTGGTTTATAGCATCTCTATAGGCTTGTCAACCCTTAAAAACCCGGCCGATTCACATGATTCGGGAAAAATTCAGCCTGAGCAAATTCTGTAAAAAAGGCCCGACCCATAAAATCATGATGTCTCCGCTTTATTTACAGGATCCAGGCCGACTTAGGATTTCTATCCTGTAAATCCCGAACCCTCCTTCCCCGCAATCTCTCTGTCTCCAAcgccaactctctctctctctctctctctctctctcNNNNNNNNNNNNNNNNNNNNNNNNNNNNNNNNNNNNNNNNNNNNNNNNNNNNNNNNNNNNNNNNNNNNNNNNNNNNNNNNNNNNNNNNNNNNNNNNNNNNNNNNNNNNNNNNNNNNNNNNNNNNNNNNNNNNNNNNNNNNNNNNNNNNNNNNNNNNNNNNNNNNNNNNNNNNNNNNNNNNNNNNNNNNNNNNNNNNNNNNNNNNNNNNNNNNNNNNNNNNNNNNNNNNNNNNNNNNNNNNNNNNNNNNNNNNNNNNNNNNNNNNNNNNNNNNNNNNNNNNNNNNNNNNNNNNNNNNNNNNNNNNNNNNNNNNNNNNNNNNNNNNNNNNNNNccctctctccctctctctctctctccctctttcttcAGCGTTTTTCGCACGTACAACCACCCTTCAACCGCCTCGACATCGCGGCCGTAGTGGTCGAGGGGGCTACGGCGGTTCACCTCCGCACAAAAGTGAGCCCGCCATGATGACAAGGCTGGGAGCTCACCATCCCATCCCCCCTCCCCCTCGGTGGAGGAGTGGCACAACGTGAAGGCGAGGGAGTGTGGCGCCCTCTCCCGCAGCGGTGGCTGGAGGAGTGGAGGGATTTTGACTGCCTCCACGACATCCTTTGGTCCACCACCAAACGCCTCCGCGAGGCGGAGCGCGTGTTCGCCGAGGCGGCCAAGGAGGAGTGTGACCTCGCCTTGAGCGTGCTTTGCCGCGCCGTTAGAGTTCTTGGGATTTCATAATTTTTGTTTGTTATTTGGCTTGACGTGTGGGGAAGATGGTGTGTGTAGTTTTTATTATAATGCAGTGTTTTGGTGGGCTTTCTTAGCAGTGTGATTATAGCTTATTtactgatcaaatcatatttatataGGAAGTTTCTTATGTTGGTGGCCGCATGTATTATACTGAAACTACAGTGTCACATGTTGACGTTTCAATTTTCTAGGTAGTGAGAGGATGTACGGGACTGATGTGTTTTTAGGTTGGTTGTTGCCGATTAATTGAGAAATTGCTGACCCAGTAAAAATCGTGAATCAAATCCAAAATTGATTACCTTAATTGAATAAGAGTTCCTTAAGAAATTGTTGACCAGGTCAAAATCATAAACCAAATTCAAATGTAACACCTCAATTTAATGGGAGGGCTCTAAAATTAAGAAGCATCAAAATTAAGTTTGTTTCGGACAATCACCGCTTGGTTTACTTCCTTTTTCTCTACGGGACGcctattttcttttttatttcttattACTAGATGCACGTTCTCTTTTTTATTTTAAAACACATCACAGTTGAAGATGTTTATATACATATCACTATGAACACACGTACACACACTTTACACGCACACCCCATAATCGACAGCAACATCTTCTTTCATTGAACGAAATCGTTTGGATTGGCTGCAAAACTCATGCCCAAGCCCCACGTAAGGCTTGGACGAGGTGGTggtttagagcatctctagcaaatcCCGTATAGGCTTGTCAACCCTTAAAATCCCGGCCGATTCACATGATTCGTGAAAAATTCAGCCTGAGCAGATTCTGTAAAAAAGGCCCGACCCATAAAATCATGATGTCTCCGCTTTATTTACCGGATCCAGGCCGACTTAGGATTTCTATCTTGTAAATCCCGAGCCCTCCTTCCCCGCAATCTCTCTGTCTCCGAcgccaactctctctctctctctctctctNNNNNNNNNNNNNNNNNNNNNNNNNNNNNNNNNNNNNNNNNNNNNNNNNNNNNNNNNNNNNNNNNNNNNNNNNNNNNNNNNNNNNNNNNNNNNNNNNNNNNNNNNNNNNNNNNNNNNNNNNNNNNNNNNNNNNNNNNNNNNNNNNNNNNNNNNNNNNNNNNNNNNNNNNNNNNNNNNNNNNNNNNNNNNNNNNNNNNNNNNNNNNNNNNNNNNNNNNNNNNNNNNNNNNNNNNNNNNNNNNNNNNNNNNNNNNNNNNNNNNNNNNNNNNNNNNNTCTCTCTTCAACGTTTTTCGCACGTACAACCACCCTTCAACCGCCTCGACATCGCGGCTGTAGTGGTCGAGGGGGCTGCGGCGGTTCACCTCCGCACAAAAGCGAGCCCGCCATGATGACAAGGCTGGGAGCTCACCATCCCATCCCCCCTCCCCCTCGGTGGAGGAGTGGCACAACGTGAAGGCGAGGGAGTGTGGCGCCCTCTCCCGCAGCGGTGGCTGGAGGAGTGGAGGGATTTTGACTGCCTCCACGACATCCTTTGGTCCACCACCAAACGCCTCCGCGAGGCGGAGCGCGTGTTCGCCGAGGCGGTCAAGGAGGAGTATGACCTCGCCTTGAGCGTGCTTTGCCGCGCCGTTAGAGTTCTTGGGATTTCATAATTTTTGTTTGTTATTTGGCTTGACGTGTGGGGAAGATGGTGTGTGTATGTTTTTATTATAATGCAGTGTTTTGGTGGGCTTTCTTAGCAGTGTGATTATAGCTTATTtactgatcaaatcatatttatataGGAAGTTTCTTACGTTGGTGGCCGCATGTATTATACTGAAACTACAGTGTCACATGTTGACGTTTCAATTTCCTAGGTAGTGAGAGGATGTACGGGACTGATGTGTTTTTAGGTTGGTTGTTGCCGATTAATTGAGAAATTGCTGACCCAGTAAAAATTGTGAATCAAATCCAAAATTGATTACCTTAACTGAATAAGAGTTCCTTAAGAAATTGTTGACCAGGTCAAAATCATAAACCAAATTCAAATGTAACACCTCAATTTAATGGGAGGGCTCTAAAATTAAGAAGCATCATGTATTAAATATTATTAACCTGGTCAAAATTGAGTGACTCAATTTCAAATAGAAGACCTCAATTAATTTTGAGGCCTTAAAAATTGGTAAACGCTTGTAGCTGGTCAGTTGGCTGAACTTTCGGCTACCTCGCTCGCCACGATTCCACACCCCCCCCCACGCGACGCGAGTACGTGGGTGGGTCCCGCGAGACCGCCTCCTTTCTCCTTATCATTTTCTTCGTCTCTCTTTTCCCctttctttctccctccatttgcgATGGGCTCTGCTCCTCCACAAGCTTTTTTTGTTGTGAGTGTCGGCGCTGGCCGTCACTGGTGAGGCAAATGGGCAGGGGAAGTATGCGCGTTGCGCGACGCAGGGGGTGAGGGTGGGGCGGCCGCCATGGCCTCCAACCTGGGTGGTGGCGGAACCACCAACAAGCTCTCACCAGCGGTGACGTGCTCATGCGCGAGAAGCCTCCCCATCATGCTACAAGCTTCAAAGCCGATCAGGTGTTGCAACCACCAGCATGTCTTGGTGGAGTCGGCAACTGGCGGCGATGCTGGAACCGGCCTGGCGCGGTGTTGCATCCGCCACCAGAGATGCTGGAACCACCTTCGCAGTGTGTTGGAGCCGGCAAACCAAGTGCTACATTGGGCAAAGGCGTGGTCCTGTCGACCGGCGACGTGCTGCAACCGGTGATCCACGATGCTACGGCCGGCATGCCGTGGTGCTACAACGACATGAGGTGAGGTGCTAGCGacccaacaattttggtggtgctaCAACCGGCACCAAAATATGCTACCACCAGTGATCCAAAGTGCTACAACCTGCAGGATTTTTGCAACGACGATGACAGCGGTGACCGCGTGATGGATGCTACAATTGTTCCGCTAGAATGTTGGAACTGTGTCTGGTATATGTCGGAACCACAGTAACCACGAATCGCCGATGATGGACCATGGGACGATGATGACAACGGCAAGCCTCGACGGCGAGGCTGCGGGCGAGGCATGCAGGAGACCCATGCTGGGGGTGGCGAGCGTCTACCTGGAAACGGGGTTGAAGTGCATGCTGTAACGGCGCGCCCCGTGCTGGAAGACGACAACGGTGCTCGAGCCGCGAGGATCTCGTCGGAGATGCGCGGCGCTGCTCTGCGTGTGGCTAACAGGGATGGAAGGAGATCTTTTGGAGATGAAGAAGACGCGTGCAACGTCCTAACTAGCGGATCGACCAGCCTACGATGCGTGGATCGGACTGCGGTGCGGCGACCGGCCGAAACTTTGGGCCAGCACGCGGGCGCCTAGTACTACCCTTAAAAATTAGGAAGAATAGTGTGGGTGCATAGTGAATTAAAAGAATTTAATAAACACTCCTTGAGATATGGTTGACTCGGTCAAAATCGGGTGACCCAATTTCAATTGGAGACCTCTTTGATTGTGAGGCCTTAGAAACTAGAAAGCTTAGTGTATAGTAATATGTCAAGAAGGATGAGTAGTTTAGATTAGGTTTAAATCTAGTATGTTTAAGTTTGTGGGATGAATTATGTTTAAATTCTGACGAAATATGATGGCGGAAACTTTGTTTATCTAGTATGTTTGAATTATGCAGTATATGTTTTAAAGGATTTGCTCTGCCAAGCCGTCCGTGGTACCGCAAAATCGTTTTATAGTATCCCGTAAACTAAATTTTCAGTACCGCGATTTACATGATCTgccgctggagatgctcttacaatgTCCGGATCTCCCTCCCGGCATCGGAGGTACAGTAGTTTCCATAAGAGTACTGTGTGCACTCTGCATTAATTAAGGTCGGTGCAAACAATATTGGAAGTCGTGATGGGAGCGACCTGCGTAGAAAATCCTGGATAACTCAGCAGTGATGCAACGAATTGTGCGTGTCAGCAGTGACCAGCGTTTGCTCTACTTGTCAACCGTTGCTGATTGTGATTGAGCAAGCGGACAATAGAAGCTAGCTCAGAGTCAAATATCCACCAAAATATACAAGGACACACGTAGTGCAGTTGACAATGAAGCAAAAACTCCTCTAAAAACACTCTCGCAGAAAGTAAAGAAGAAACCACGTGTAGACGTATGGTGATCAATACTAGTAGCACGTCTAGTGCATTGCGACAagtcttaggccaactccaccgcgcggccACATCCCGTTCggtcccgtccgtttggggtaaaagaaACAAACCGGTCGGCCCAGCGCGCGACAACCCGGATATATCCTGTCCGTTTTGTTtccgggccgacccatttcaaGCGCAAACATGCGCTGGGTTTGGGTCGCGGCAGACAGTAAACGGACGTGCGctcgtccgcgtcggggccgcgtggcaggcggccacctacctcccacccgccaacATCAATGCGCACGCGTGgccgggcccgcctgtcatccgccCAGGGAAAAGGTCGCGGTCCTTCTTAAATGCGGAAGCCAtggaccggtcgtcgtccacactccccactccaccccgcggcctcctcgaaacccgacacTCCCAAACCCTAGCCTCAAACTCGCCGGCCGGCCGCCTCACAGCCATGGGCTTTGGAACTACGGCCGCAAGGGAAGGCACGACCGAGAGGCTGGCTCCTCGTCGGGACGCCGCCGCGGCTCCGTGAAAAAGGAGGCCGCATCGCCACCGTGCCGGGCCCCTTCACCATCGCCCCTAGGCCCGCCGGCGAGCGCGACAGACAGTAGCTTAACGTTGATGTATGCCGGCGCTACTGGGAGATGAGGACGCCGGTCCCGTGGAGCGACGTCCACCTCCCCAACAATTGGCACCTCTCCGCCGACCGGGTCCCGATCCCGCCGGTGCCGATGAGCGGCCGTGCGCGCCGCGatgagatcgagcgccgccgccgcctcctccccgatgACCTCTACTACGACGATAGGTACGCCCCCGATTACGTGCTCTGGGACACGtggctccaggacgagcacgacGTGCGGCGCGCCTCCTACTTCATCGGCACGGTGtcggggccgcggcggccacgtcGGGAGGTGCGCGGGCGTACACGGGTGCGCAGCCTCACGTCCACGTCGTCACCTTCCCCGTCTCCATCACCACCTTCATCTCCTCGCATGACAGCGGCGGAGGAGGCCCCGCTCATGcagcgtgtcatggaggactccatgaacaCGTATGATGAGCGCCAATGGCCGGGCCTAGAGAAGACGATGGCCCTCTTTGCGGCCGGCGACGTCGCCATCCCCGAGCTGGATAtggtggcggcggaggaggcgatggaggaCGCGTCGGTGGCCGCGTTCCACCCGGATCTGGTGGGCCAGCAGTGGAGCTGGTCGTGCACGGCTCCGGAGATGGCGCACACAGTggggggcgtgaactggtgccccacgctGCCGCGATCATCGGAGCAGGACGCCTCaccacgggaggaggtggtgcaggcacctcccaCCTTCCAGCCCGCCCCCGCGCACCACGGACCGCCGgcccacctctggacgccgccagcctacgtcgacctcgtcagcgacgacgacgacaccggcaACCGCTCAAGACGGCGACGACCACGGCATcgacgggcgcggcaggagcgcGCGGGCGGCGTTTTTTATTTTGTGTTTATGTTAATTATGGCACTGGGCCGTTAAGTGAGCCGTGAAACTGGCCGTTTTGTGGTTGTGACCCCTAACTAATGTTTTATGTTTTTTAACTGCgtttatttactttgtttagtcATTTATTtacatttttctgtttttttaatcacGTCCAACGCGGACatgatttggggtgcggccgcgcgaTGGGCACATGCATGACCCAACGGACAGAAGCGGACATTGGCGAACCCATTACCGCCCAAAATGGACAAAATTCGGTCAagccggacgtccgtttggggtcgtgcggtggagttggccttagttcTGTCGTAACTGGAGGCGAACACCGTTAAGAATCTTTTTCATGAGCAGAGCTGCTCTGTGTTCCGCATCATAGGCGCatgattttattttttttgaaaaacaccCCATATGTTAATTAAGCCAAAGAAAGGTTCTACAATCATCCGTTACAGCATACACCACGCAGGGCGGAACAGAACTAAAAAGAATCCCATCGGACCTAGAACTAAAGCTAAACTTAGCAATCTAATGTGCCACCCCAGTGGCAGTCCGATTTATCTTTGCAATATTAAAATTATGGATCATCTTAGATATACTCAGAGTCTCATCCATCAGATCAGCCAGAGAGGACCTGTCAAGCTTCCCATTTGCAAGAAACTAATGTACAAAAGCATAGTCAGTCTCTAAAATAATAGATTCTAAGCGCATGATTGATTCTTCTTATTTCTATATCAGTGCCTAGAAAAAGGGGCAAAGTGAAACACGAAGATGGCTTTAATAGAGCATGTCGCCAAAAGCACATACCAATTATGTAACTGAAAAAAAGTGACGAAAACGTATGCTTGAAGCACAGACAGATCAGCTAGAGTGATAAATGCTTGAGAGTTGAAGTTGGTCGTTGGCGCAGGCAAGGACATCGTACACTCCcccgaaaaagaaaagaaaaaaagacatcCTACACCCAGGCTCGGAGTGACGATGGTTCACTTGCAAAAGTCATCTTCTGCTTGCGACCTCAAATGAGCTGGCGATGAATattaaaatccagaaaaaaaatagaaaaaaatacaaAACATTGTGATTTTTTTATGAACTTTGATAAATGTTTGGAGTGTCTGCAAAGTTCCATCATGGAATGAGATTCGTGAAATTGTCGTAAAAATAACAAAATCAACACTCCAGAATGCTTTCAAAAATAGCATTTTTGgagcatttatttttattttttcatgaCTTTCACGAATGTCATTCCATGATGAAATTTGGTGAGCAATCAAACCATTTGTCAAAGTTTGGCAAAAGCAAATCAGAATTTTGGGAATCTGTGTTCAATTATtttggattttactgttcaccca contains:
- the LOC119277087 gene encoding glutathione S-transferase 1-like; translated protein: MAPVKLYGATLSWNVTRCVAALEEAGVEYEIVPINFGTGEHKSPDHLARNPFGQVPALQDGDLYVFESRAICKYACRKNKPELLKEGDIKESAMVDVWLEVEAHQYTAALSPILFECLIHPMLGGATDQKVIDDNLVKIKNVLAVYEAHLSKSKYLAGDFLSLADLNHVSVTLCLAATPYASLFDAYPHVKAWWTDLLARPSVQKVAALMKP